From one Catenuloplanes nepalensis genomic stretch:
- a CDS encoding acyl-CoA dehydrogenase family protein: MLSEEHEALRASVRDFAREVVAPVIGEFYEKHAFPYEIVRRMGAMGLFGLPFPEEAGGMGGDYLALCLTLEELARVDSSVAITLEAAISLGAMPIHRFGTDEQRARWLPDLVSGERLAAFGLTEPGAGSDAGGTVTRAVLDGDEWVINGAKCFITNSGTDITSLVTVTAVTGTNPDGSKEISTIIVPSGTPGFTVLPGYSKVGWCASDTHELIFEDVRVPAGNLLGPRGRGFAQFLRILDEGRIAIAALATGLSQGCVDESLAYARARHAFGHAIGDFQAIKFKISDMEVRAHTSRLAYHDAAVRLGSGADFKRAAAIAKLHASECAVTNAREATQIHGGYGFINETPVARFWRDAKILEIGEGTSEIQRMIIARDLAI, encoded by the coding sequence ATGCTCAGCGAGGAACACGAGGCGCTGCGCGCGAGCGTGCGCGACTTCGCCCGCGAGGTGGTCGCGCCGGTGATCGGCGAGTTCTACGAGAAGCACGCGTTCCCGTACGAGATCGTCCGCCGGATGGGCGCGATGGGCCTGTTCGGCCTGCCGTTCCCGGAGGAGGCGGGCGGCATGGGCGGCGACTACCTGGCGCTCTGCCTGACGCTGGAGGAGCTGGCCCGGGTCGACTCCAGCGTGGCGATCACACTGGAGGCCGCGATCTCGCTCGGCGCCATGCCGATCCACCGGTTCGGCACCGACGAGCAGCGCGCGCGCTGGCTGCCGGACCTGGTCAGCGGCGAGCGGCTGGCCGCGTTCGGGCTGACCGAGCCGGGCGCGGGCTCGGACGCGGGCGGCACCGTCACGCGCGCGGTGCTGGACGGCGACGAGTGGGTGATCAACGGCGCGAAGTGCTTCATCACCAACTCGGGCACGGACATCACGTCGCTGGTCACGGTCACCGCGGTGACCGGCACGAACCCGGACGGATCCAAGGAGATCTCCACGATCATCGTGCCGAGCGGCACGCCCGGCTTCACGGTGCTGCCCGGTTACTCCAAGGTCGGCTGGTGCGCATCGGACACCCACGAGCTGATCTTCGAGGACGTGCGGGTGCCCGCGGGCAACCTGCTCGGACCGCGTGGTCGCGGCTTCGCGCAGTTCCTGCGCATCCTCGACGAGGGCCGGATCGCGATCGCGGCGCTGGCCACCGGCCTGTCCCAGGGCTGCGTCGACGAGTCGCTGGCCTACGCACGCGCGCGGCACGCGTTCGGCCACGCGATCGGCGACTTCCAGGCGATCAAGTTCAAGATCTCCGACATGGAGGTACGGGCGCACACCTCCCGCCTCGCCTACCACGACGCGGCCGTGCGGCTCGGCTCCGGTGCGGACTTCAAGCGAGCGGCCGCGATCGCCAAGCTGCACGCCAGCGAGTGCGCCGTGACCAACGCGCGCGAGGCCACGCAGATCCACGGTGGATACGGCTTCATCAACGAGACGCCGGTGGCCCGATTCTGGCGTGACGCCAAAATCCTGGAGATCGGCGAGGGCACCTCCGAGATCCAGCGCATGATCATCGCCCGCGACCTCGCCATCTGA
- a CDS encoding acyl-CoA carboxylase subunit beta, producing MRKRAEAGGAEKYHAANAAKGKLFARERIAHLVDDGSFTEDGRYANALADGLPADGVITGTATVAGRPICLMANDSTVKAGSWGARTVEKIIRIIERAYERGHPMIYLVDSAGARITDQVDLFPGRRGAGKIFHTQVRASGAIPQVCALFGPSAAGGAYIPAFCDVVAMVEGNASMYLGSDRMVRMVTGEQTTLEEMGGARVHCAESGVGHFLCKSEAEALDVVRRYLSYLPDNWTQEPPVASVQDPLSVDLGGLVPASERQAFDMRRFVKGLLDHDSFLEIQALWARELTVGFGRLNGRTVGVLGNNSMFKGGVLFVDSADKAARFVQLCDAFNVPLLFLADVPGFMVGTAVEKQGIIRHGAKMISAVSEATVPKICVVVRKAYGAGLYAMAGPGFDPDATIALPTAKIAVMGAEAAVNAVYANKIAAIEDEAERDAFVTARRAEYERDIDIARLAGELVVDTIVPAADLRAELIARYAAADGKDRTFARRRHGVTPV from the coding sequence ATGCGCAAGCGCGCGGAGGCCGGCGGCGCCGAGAAGTACCACGCCGCCAACGCCGCGAAGGGGAAGCTCTTCGCCCGCGAGCGGATCGCGCACCTGGTCGACGACGGCTCGTTCACCGAGGACGGGCGCTACGCGAACGCGCTGGCCGACGGCCTGCCCGCGGATGGTGTGATCACCGGGACCGCCACCGTCGCCGGCCGCCCGATCTGCCTGATGGCGAACGACTCCACGGTCAAGGCCGGCTCCTGGGGCGCCCGCACGGTCGAGAAGATCATCAGGATCATCGAGCGGGCGTACGAGCGGGGCCACCCGATGATCTACCTGGTCGACTCCGCCGGTGCCCGGATCACCGACCAGGTCGACCTGTTCCCCGGCCGCCGCGGCGCCGGCAAGATCTTCCACACCCAGGTCCGCGCGTCCGGCGCGATCCCCCAGGTCTGCGCGCTGTTCGGCCCGTCCGCGGCCGGCGGCGCCTACATCCCCGCGTTCTGCGACGTGGTCGCGATGGTCGAGGGCAACGCCAGCATGTACCTCGGGTCTGACCGGATGGTCCGCATGGTCACCGGCGAGCAGACCACGCTGGAGGAGATGGGCGGCGCCCGCGTCCACTGTGCGGAGTCCGGCGTCGGCCACTTCCTGTGCAAGTCCGAGGCCGAGGCGCTGGACGTGGTCCGCCGCTACCTCTCCTACCTGCCGGACAACTGGACGCAGGAGCCGCCGGTCGCCTCGGTTCAAGACCCTCTTTCGGTCGACCTCGGCGGGCTGGTTCCGGCCAGCGAGCGGCAGGCGTTCGACATGCGCCGGTTCGTGAAGGGCCTGCTCGACCACGACTCGTTCCTGGAGATCCAGGCGCTGTGGGCCCGCGAGCTGACCGTCGGGTTCGGCCGGCTGAACGGCCGTACCGTCGGGGTGTTGGGCAACAACTCGATGTTCAAGGGTGGCGTGCTGTTCGTCGACTCCGCGGACAAGGCGGCCCGGTTCGTGCAGCTCTGCGACGCGTTCAACGTGCCGCTGCTGTTCCTCGCGGACGTGCCCGGCTTCATGGTCGGCACCGCGGTGGAGAAGCAGGGCATCATCCGGCACGGCGCCAAGATGATCAGCGCGGTCTCCGAGGCCACGGTGCCGAAGATCTGCGTGGTGGTCCGCAAGGCGTACGGCGCCGGTCTCTACGCGATGGCCGGCCCCGGCTTCGACCCGGACGCCACGATCGCGCTGCCCACCGCCAAGATCGCGGTAATGGGCGCGGAGGCCGCGGTGAACGCGGTCTACGCCAACAAGATCGCGGCGATCGAGGACGAGGCGGAGCGCGACGCGTTCGTGACCGCCCGCCGCGCGGAGTACGAGCGGGACATCGACATCGCGCGCCTCGCCGGCGAGCTGGTGGTGGACACCATCGTGCCGGCGGCCGATCTGCGCGCCGAGCTGATCGCGCGATACGCGGCCGCGGACGGCAAGGACCGCACGTTCGCCCGCCGCCGGCACGGTGTGACGCCCGTCTAG